From a region of the Coprococcus comes ATCC 27758 genome:
- a CDS encoding response regulator transcription factor translates to MADKILIVDDDPAICKLLEKVMHSNELETTTVNCGMDALSILKNHTFDLILMDIMLGDMEGFEVIKRLRNQGISTPVMIVSGRNEDYDSLYGLSLGADDYITKPFRPLVLGAKVKALIRRNKNLVLDNSDTLECGPFSYDTTTMRFYKNGEELILSSKESALLLLFMKHPQQVFTKDMIYEHVWGNTVAVDDNAIMVYINRLRGKIEDDRQNPAYILTIRGLGYRFVP, encoded by the coding sequence ATGGCTGACAAAATACTGATCGTAGATGATGATCCGGCAATCTGTAAGCTGCTGGAAAAGGTAATGCACAGCAATGAGCTGGAAACAACAACAGTAAACTGTGGCATGGATGCTCTGTCCATCCTGAAAAATCATACATTTGACCTGATCCTTATGGATATTATGCTGGGAGATATGGAGGGATTTGAGGTCATCAAACGGCTTCGCAATCAGGGGATCAGTACACCGGTTATGATCGTCAGCGGACGTAATGAAGACTATGATTCTCTGTACGGGCTTTCACTTGGAGCGGATGATTATATCACCAAGCCGTTCCGACCGCTTGTACTTGGTGCCAAAGTAAAAGCACTGATCCGCCGCAACAAGAATCTGGTACTCGACAATTCCGATACTCTGGAATGCGGTCCATTCAGCTATGATACCACAACCATGCGTTTTTACAAAAATGGCGAAGAACTTATCCTTTCTTCCAAGGAGTCTGCACTTCTTCTGCTTTTTATGAAGCATCCGCAGCAGGTTTTCACCAAGGATATGATCTATGAGCATGTCTGGGGCAATACGGTTGCCGTTGATGACAATGCGATCATGGTCTACATCAACCGGCTTCGTGGTAAGATTGAGGATGACAGACAGAATCCGGCGTATATCCTGACAATCCGCGGACTGGGATACCGTTTTGTTCCGTAA
- a CDS encoding CitMHS family transporter, which produces MSEAMLALLGFATIIIVIALLLRNVTVPALAFVSVSTVTGAILVATGTFTIEEMGEFVTAGVSGVHGTAALFIFSVLFFGIMTDVGMFDKIINALMKKVGSNVVGVAMMTCIIAMIGHLDGGGASTFLITIPAMLPVYKRLNMRPTTLMLICVSAMGVMNLLPWGGPTMRAATVLGIEPNALWKQIIPMQVVGIFIALGTAFIWGNIEKKRGAGTSSAEKIEYGGIEDEAVTDDEKNELARPKLFVFNVIVTLVVIVNLVLAKVPSYYIFMVGCAVALFVNYPGAKMQGKIIKSHAGPALTMASTILCAGVFLGVMQQTEIMTHMANVLANVVPQSMGRFLPLIVGLVSVPLTLMFDTDSFFFGMLPVLIGIGNEFGVNPAHIAIAMVVCRNCATFISPVVPATFLGTGLAGVEIKDHIKNSFFWIWGVSIICLISGIILGVIKF; this is translated from the coding sequence ATGAGTGAAGCAATGCTTGCCTTATTGGGATTTGCAACCATCATTATTGTGATTGCGTTGCTCTTAAGAAATGTAACGGTACCGGCTCTTGCATTTGTCAGTGTATCAACTGTAACAGGTGCGATCCTTGTAGCAACCGGAACATTTACGATTGAAGAAATGGGGGAATTTGTAACAGCCGGTGTATCAGGAGTACATGGTACTGCAGCACTGTTTATCTTCTCTGTACTTTTCTTTGGAATTATGACAGATGTAGGAATGTTCGACAAGATCATCAATGCATTGATGAAGAAAGTCGGAAGTAATGTAGTCGGTGTTGCCATGATGACTTGTATCATTGCTATGATCGGACATCTGGATGGAGGCGGTGCCTCTACATTCCTGATCACAATTCCGGCAATGCTCCCGGTTTACAAACGTCTGAATATGAGACCGACAACTCTGATGCTCATCTGTGTATCTGCAATGGGTGTAATGAACCTTCTGCCATGGGGTGGACCGACAATGCGTGCGGCTACTGTCCTTGGAATTGAACCAAATGCACTGTGGAAACAGATCATTCCAATGCAGGTTGTAGGTATTTTTATTGCACTTGGAACAGCATTTATCTGGGGAAATATCGAAAAGAAGAGAGGTGCGGGCACTTCTTCAGCAGAAAAGATCGAGTATGGCGGAATTGAAGATGAAGCCGTAACAGATGATGAAAAGAATGAGCTTGCAAGACCGAAACTCTTTGTATTCAATGTAATCGTAACACTGGTAGTGATCGTAAACCTGGTTCTTGCAAAGGTACCGTCTTACTATATCTTTATGGTAGGATGTGCAGTAGCACTTTTTGTAAACTACCCGGGTGCAAAAATGCAGGGTAAGATTATTAAATCCCATGCAGGTCCGGCACTTACCATGGCATCTACGATTCTTTGTGCAGGTGTATTCCTTGGAGTTATGCAGCAAACAGAGATCATGACTCATATGGCTAATGTACTTGCAAACGTGGTTCCACAGTCTATGGGAAGATTTTTACCGCTTATTGTAGGTCTGGTATCAGTACCGCTTACACTGATGTTTGATACCGATTCTTTCTTCTTCGGAATGCTTCCGGTACTGATCGGAATCGGAAACGAATTCGGTGTAAATCCGGCACATATTGCCATTGCAATGGTTGTTTGCCGTAACTGTGCAACTTTCATCAGCCCGGTTGTTCCTGCTACTTTTCTTGGAACCGGACTTGCCGGTGTGGAGATCAAAGATCACATCAAGAACAGTTTCTTCTGGATCTGGGGTGTAAGTATTATCTGTCTGATCTCAGGTATAATTCTTGGAGTTATCAAATTCTAG
- a CDS encoding ATP-binding protein, with product MKKNKKTLIAAIPLFLIVILVFAGFGVWKKYRDTLMQNQEEQMLLTTRILSENMAMSAEEYEESLSFLAKTAENRPQDEAKQLYREFIDTQTSFITNLYLEDEQGKLSERVKDVQIVSSQLLTQSSAKNSIYMEKDTDGKIYNVYKRILKDGRKICLMIDAEKYYQKLISGIHIGTNGYIVVKDAEGTIIMHPKKEQWGIPVIAGRKKMYPDLDYSSLEKMIEDQKKRKEGISHYYSYWWTNEERPRVQKISAYSPVQIGDSFWVVSAVIDYDDLYEPIAEGFLKMVCIFVGILLAAGIAVVLFGRVMRDMRRAVREINDLKELNEQLEKMHRSEQSIAHQQRLQIMGTMTGGIAHEFNNFLTPIMGYAELLMMELPEGSEEQDSAKEIYEASEKAKDVVRQISSLSRKNVETVYKNISIKKFMTRAERMMESVCTPLIHMESEFRVDDEMILGNATQLNQVLLNVCVNAVHAIGKNQGNIRISCHSEEKEKLAQGVIEKLSDVWKKYIHIQVKDNGCGMDKETLRQIFDPFFTTKKGGEGTGLGLALAEQIITSHKGYIYAESKKGEGSTFHIYLPVLDTEHMPQIVQNIPRKDYRIVVADDNAKVLQLLKKNFEKIGIQIQTCMKREELQKCLEQQQADVLVVDETMEDCSGVDFCMSLAGRYPDMLKLIIIDGVNREMAEARQKGIIDGYVEKPVSDTAILEAIRNCASQPV from the coding sequence ATGAAGAAAAACAAAAAGACACTGATTGCTGCGATTCCACTTTTTTTAATCGTAATTCTTGTATTTGCAGGATTTGGTGTCTGGAAAAAGTACAGAGATACTTTGATGCAGAACCAGGAGGAACAGATGCTCCTGACAACCAGAATCCTGAGTGAAAATATGGCGATGTCCGCAGAGGAATATGAGGAAAGTTTAAGTTTTCTTGCGAAAACAGCAGAGAACAGACCGCAGGATGAGGCAAAACAACTGTATCGGGAATTTATAGACACACAGACCAGTTTTATCACGAATCTGTACCTGGAAGACGAACAGGGAAAGCTTTCAGAGCGTGTCAAGGATGTACAGATTGTAAGTTCACAGCTGCTCACTCAAAGCTCGGCAAAGAATAGCATTTATATGGAAAAAGATACAGATGGGAAAATCTATAATGTATATAAGCGTATTTTGAAGGATGGGAGAAAGATCTGTCTGATGATCGATGCGGAAAAATATTATCAGAAACTGATTTCGGGAATTCACATCGGAACGAATGGATACATTGTAGTCAAAGATGCAGAAGGAACGATCATCATGCATCCGAAGAAAGAACAGTGGGGAATTCCGGTTATTGCAGGAAGGAAGAAAATGTATCCGGATCTGGATTACTCCAGTCTGGAGAAGATGATTGAGGATCAGAAGAAGAGAAAAGAAGGTATTTCTCATTATTATTCGTATTGGTGGACAAATGAAGAACGTCCGAGAGTACAGAAAATCAGTGCATATTCTCCGGTTCAGATCGGAGACAGCTTCTGGGTAGTCAGTGCGGTGATCGACTACGATGATCTGTACGAACCGATAGCTGAAGGTTTCTTGAAAATGGTATGTATTTTTGTTGGTATTTTGTTGGCTGCCGGTATTGCGGTTGTCTTATTTGGCAGAGTGATGCGTGATATGAGAAGAGCTGTGCGGGAGATCAATGATCTGAAAGAACTGAATGAGCAGTTGGAAAAAATGCATCGGAGTGAGCAGAGTATCGCACATCAGCAAAGACTTCAGATCATGGGAACTATGACAGGTGGTATCGCACATGAATTCAATAATTTTCTGACTCCGATCATGGGATATGCAGAGCTTCTGATGATGGAACTTCCGGAAGGATCAGAAGAACAGGACAGTGCAAAAGAAATTTATGAGGCTTCGGAAAAAGCAAAGGATGTAGTGCGCCAGATTTCGTCCCTGAGTCGAAAGAATGTAGAGACCGTTTATAAAAATATTTCGATAAAGAAATTCATGACGCGTGCAGAAAGGATGATGGAATCTGTCTGTACGCCTCTGATCCATATGGAAAGTGAGTTTCGGGTAGATGATGAAATGATCCTTGGAAATGCGACACAGCTGAACCAGGTGCTTTTAAATGTCTGCGTTAATGCGGTGCATGCGATTGGAAAAAATCAAGGAAATATCAGAATATCCTGCCATTCAGAAGAAAAAGAAAAACTGGCTCAGGGAGTGATTGAAAAGCTTTCGGATGTATGGAAAAAGTATATCCATATCCAGGTGAAAGATAATGGGTGTGGAATGGATAAAGAGACGCTGCGTCAGATTTTTGATCCATTTTTTACAACGAAAAAAGGGGGAGAGGGTACCGGACTTGGACTGGCACTTGCGGAGCAGATTATTACTTCACATAAGGGATATATTTATGCAGAGAGCAAAAAAGGAGAAGGAAGTACCTTTCATATCTACCTTCCGGTACTGGATACAGAGCATATGCCACAGATTGTGCAGAATATTCCCAGAAAGGATTATCGGATCGTGGTGGCAGATGACAATGCAAAGGTATTGCAGCTGCTGAAAAAGAATTTTGAGAAGATCGGGATCCAGATTCAGACCTGTATGAAAAGAGAAGAACTGCAAAAATGTCTGGAACAGCAGCAGGCAGATGTGCTGGTAGTAGACGAGACGATGGAGGATTGCAGTGGAGTGGATTTCTGTATGTCGCTTGCAGGCAGATATCCGGACATGCTGAAGCTTATTATTATTGATGGAGTCAATCGTGAGATGGCAGAGGCCCGGCAGAAAGGAATCATTGACGGATATGTAGAAAAACCGGTATCGGATACCGCGATTCTTGAGGCAATTCGGAATTGTGCCAGCCAGCCGGTATAA
- a CDS encoding alpha/beta hydrolase yields MAINIATKAILKILSFGGIDVEVSRQLADLKRLDPMKIFYKKMDLQVYNGDYEVPIRVFFPDEASCLEKDQIKGRKIMLFLHGGGWATEHVENYERVCSRMAQATGQTVAAVEYRLAPEHKFPTGLMDCYAVARALYTHPDTKPEDITLIGDSAGGNLAAALSIMARDRGEFMPKRQILIYPAVNNDYSEKSLFSSVRENGQDYLLTAGKLKDYINLYAGSEEDKLNPYFAPILEKDLSGQPDTLILTSEFDPLRDEGEAYGRRLAEAGNRVEVHRIKDALHGYFALGIRSLHVQESFEYINHFLEGE; encoded by the coding sequence ATGGCGATCAATATAGCAACAAAAGCAATCCTGAAAATCCTGTCTTTTGGAGGGATTGATGTAGAAGTATCAAGGCAGCTTGCGGATCTGAAAAGACTGGATCCGATGAAAATTTTTTATAAAAAAATGGATCTGCAGGTATATAATGGCGATTATGAAGTTCCGATCCGGGTATTTTTCCCGGATGAAGCATCGTGTCTGGAAAAAGATCAGATCAAGGGACGAAAGATCATGCTTTTCCTTCACGGAGGAGGATGGGCGACTGAGCATGTGGAAAATTATGAGAGAGTATGTTCCCGGATGGCACAGGCGACGGGGCAGACTGTAGCAGCAGTAGAATACCGCCTGGCGCCGGAGCACAAGTTCCCGACCGGGCTTATGGACTGCTATGCCGTGGCAAGAGCATTGTATACGCATCCGGATACAAAGCCGGAGGATATTACTCTGATTGGAGACAGTGCAGGTGGCAATCTGGCAGCTGCACTGTCCATTATGGCACGGGATCGTGGCGAATTTATGCCAAAGAGACAGATTCTGATCTATCCGGCAGTCAATAATGATTATTCAGAGAAGAGTCTGTTCTCTTCTGTAAGGGAGAACGGGCAGGATTATCTTCTGACGGCAGGCAAATTAAAAGATTATATCAATCTTTATGCAGGTTCGGAAGAGGACAAGTTAAACCCATATTTTGCACCGATTCTGGAGAAAGATCTGTCAGGACAGCCGGATACACTGATCCTGACGTCAGAATTTGATCCGCTCCGGGATGAGGGAGAAGCGTATGGAAGACGTCTTGCAGAGGCAGGTAACCGGGTGGAAGTACACCGGATCAAGGATGCACTTCACGGATATTTTGCACTGGGAATCCGGAGTCTGCATGTACAGGAAAGTTTTGAATATATCAATCATTTTCTGGAGGGGGAATAG
- the citG gene encoding triphosphoribosyl-dephospho-CoA synthase CitG: MGKNQAVEKAEYFAESIGRMAYQALLEEVYTVPKPGLVDPYSCGAHTDMDVQTFERSAEALYPWFVRMAYQGYQLTCTPEDLFREIRKTGMLAEEAMYRATGHVNTHKGMIFTLGIFSAAAGRCIQEDGTVTLQSILRMEQKMTARILRAEIEMLGKEPAKSNGEKNLVQYGTTGIRGEALAGYPSVFHIALPVLEDGLLRGMEWNRIKLQILFALMSRVQDSNILSRKNPSVLYQVQMEAMQFLEEGGAYSEDALDKLIRMDADYIKRGISAGGCADLLATSLFLAMLCNKIPNENGAILNLFPVVK; this comes from the coding sequence ATGGGAAAGAATCAGGCAGTAGAGAAAGCAGAATACTTTGCAGAATCGATTGGCCGGATGGCGTATCAGGCGCTGCTTGAGGAAGTCTATACGGTTCCCAAACCGGGGCTTGTAGATCCGTATTCCTGTGGTGCCCACACTGATATGGATGTGCAGACCTTTGAAAGAAGTGCAGAGGCGTTGTATCCGTGGTTTGTTAGAATGGCATACCAGGGATATCAGCTGACCTGTACGCCGGAAGATCTTTTCCGTGAAATCCGTAAGACCGGAATGCTTGCGGAGGAAGCCATGTATCGGGCAACCGGACATGTGAATACACATAAAGGGATGATCTTTACCCTTGGAATATTCAGTGCGGCAGCGGGAAGATGTATCCAGGAAGACGGAACGGTTACTTTACAATCCATCCTTCGGATGGAGCAGAAGATGACTGCCAGGATCTTAAGAGCCGAAATTGAGATGTTGGGAAAGGAACCTGCGAAAAGTAACGGTGAGAAAAATCTCGTACAATACGGGACTACAGGGATTCGCGGGGAAGCGCTTGCTGGATACCCATCTGTTTTTCATATTGCGCTTCCGGTACTGGAGGATGGACTTTTGCGGGGAATGGAGTGGAACCGGATCAAATTACAGATCCTTTTTGCACTGATGAGCCGGGTGCAGGATTCCAACATTTTATCGAGAAAGAATCCGTCAGTACTCTATCAGGTACAGATGGAAGCGATGCAGTTTCTGGAGGAAGGCGGAGCCTACTCAGAAGATGCGTTAGACAAACTGATCCGTATGGATGCGGATTATATAAAGCGTGGTATCAGCGCGGGTGGGTGTGCCGATCTACTTGCCACCTCACTGTTTCTTGCGATGCTGTGCAATAAAATTCCAAACGAGAACGGGGCAATCCTGAACCTCTTTCCAGTTGTAAAATAG